aatattgtgtttaaaatacttTCTCAATAAAACTTTGctaactaatatttttgtttcagtgtATGATGCACTGTGCACTTGAAGCGTCAGGGATGGTGAGTTCAATGTTGTCTGTTGGTTCAAAGAAAATATTTGCTTGTTCAGCTCGAAAACTCCATTATTTTCTGTGGTGTGTCCTGCCAACGAAAATGTTTACACTTCACTAGAGACCTCTTTGCGACGATTGGAGACACATTCAGTTTGTatccttgtttatttttttgaaccAGATTTTGATCACTTGGATTTCAAATATCATTTATAACAACACTGTAcgattattatcaatatattccGTTAAATGAATacggaatatattttttaattaggcctaatattttgataaaatatagacatttaaaatgtattacataagaAAAACTTGTTTAACAACTTTGGatatgttaatataaacaaatattattattgggctataaaatattttatttttttcttatagaatacaacactaaaaaagttttaataaatttacttaagaGGTATACAGTCCCATCCACCTTACTTTGTATAGGCCTTTGTGGTACGCTGTTAGTAAAAGccatataattacatttttcaaaatccaaatacaaattacaagtaaCTTTACTAACTTTTGCtggttttagcaaatattaaactAATCCTAAACCaccctaaaaaaaatattcccccagttctgaatttaaaaaacctataaatgtttaatgatttcaatattaaataaaattctaaatctatagaaacatttcctttttttttgaaCACAAACTTGAAGATCTTGGATTCTAAAAAAATCCTGGttatacaacaatattaacataaattataataacagacAAACATCATAACTGTTTGTAAACATTTGTGAACATTTTGTACCACATTCTAGCTATCCAACTATAACGAAAAATCGCTTAGTTATCAACAACTTTAAgcaaatttgttaattatttatgattttcgTAACATGCGACTGATTGATATGTTATAAATACATCCCGTTCATTTTCATTGTAATTACTGGTTAGTAACAAcagatattattgtacttattttaatgtgtcattaaaattataattaacttatgtCTGATGGTATGTTTCACttctctattaaaaaaaaaaatacagggtgtttcagaccaCCCTATAGCAGCCAAACAAACCGAGTTGTATAATTCGTGTCAACATATACCTCTACTTTTGACCTCAAataattcagtaaaattatttttaactcgGAAATGTTTTCCCACAAGGGCACTTTTTGAAAAGGTAGTGgtcgttttttgaaaaatttcaaatgggAGCATAGGTCATGTGGTACCTCATTTTAAAAGTCTATTTACCGTGGGTATTTTgacaaaaacttaatattatgcTTATACATGTTTACAGGATGTGAAAAACTGTCTTTAATTTAGATGTTAACAGTAACTTCTGCTCTCAGCCACCCTTAAGACGTAGGCACACcaattttttgtataatgttttttacGTACCCTATCAGGAAATATGGAGTGGCTAACGTTTACTTctgaatctaaatttaaaaattcatgaaacattaattaattaattaaaaacgccaaaagtaaaaaactgtaaatggGAAACTATGCTGCAACATACTCGTAGACCATTTTTAATCCTATTAAGGACAAagtgatttttgtgtttgtattttttctatcATGTGGCCGTTTAATAATAACGCTACAACACTTTActttaatatgtttgttttgaaataaaaacactaattactGTTTTCAAACACAGGGAAAACCTATACCGTAATCTCTACTGATCTAAATCTATTTATAGATACTGCACCGGTGGTCTGAAACACCATGTGTAAGACTTTTAACAAAATAAGTTAACAATAATAGTTCAAGGCAGCATAGACTATTCCAGATCATTATAAAAGTTGAATTAAATGATTTGCTTGTAGATGACTGGTAACAGAGTGAACATCATTGCGATATCAGAGTTCTTGGTGGAACGCTATGCAGGCAACAACACCTTGCTGGAACAGGCTGCGAAGGCAGTGGCGATATGCAGTTCACAGTTGGCTGGTGAGTAGTGAGTTTCGACCGCGTAACCGCCGCGCCCGCCGCAGTGATCATAACTCTGGTTTATCTCTTCCACGGTTCGATAAAATTGagataagtaaattatttttacatttcccTAACCCTgcactatttactatttttaatacgaATGATTCTTTTCATTAACTATCTACAAAATCCGACAAAGATTActaaatttctatataaataattgcGTTGTTTTTTAAGAAGAGCTGATCTCCCTACAAGTCTTATTTTGCCTGTCTTCATGGGCTAATAGCGTGTGCGAggattgtaaaaaatagaaaGGAGAATAGTACAATACAGTACAAGACCGGTGGTACTGATAACAaatgctacggtcacagacaggacaTGATCCTGCGCTATCTCTATAACTCAGATCGAAAGTCCGATgtcttatattatatacttatataatattatagtattatatttgcCTTTAAAGACAATAACCcaacttttaacttaaattgttaaaagtcgtttgacagtcTTACGGCTAAAAACAGTTGTTAATCATTATAATCAGTGGTAAACGCAATCGAAATTCTCTAAAAGTTTAATGATCGTACAGCATTGCTAAACCTTCTGAGATATTCCTTCTAGCAATATTTTGTGCGATTGTGCTTCAAAAGGTTGCAGTTGATTGTTTGGTACGGTACATTGTTACGGTTACAACTGCAtgataagaattatattattgtgATGTATTGCACTGATAACACTATGAAACTTTTTAGGTAAGAACAGCAATGACAACTGTGAAAAAGCAAGTAGTATATTCCGGTGCGGTAAAGAGGTTAGTAGATGTATACTATTAATACTAGATATAGTGGATATAATTGATTACTATTAACTAACCCGTTAACTAAATGAGATGTCtaaacatttttttggttttataatagtAAAGAACTTTAAATGACTGGACAATAACGTATTATAATTCATAACTATTATACTTTCTACTTTAAACCACTAAATCAACATAACTTCCCACTTAAAAAGACCTTTACTCAAACTTTGTATCATTCTCCGTACATACATTGCTACgacataataatatgaaaattaataaaacatttaacatcaaAAATATAATCAACAAAGAAAGGTTTTTAAGATTATAGTGTCTATCCCAAACACAGAAGTAAAACCTCCAAACCACTCTCTCGTCActtcaacataaaaattacaattgattaaCTTAAAGTTGCCATTTAAAACTCTCTGTTACATTCTACAGAAAAATAACACTGTTGTGTATTACtggttattgtttttttttttttttttttttttttttttttttttttttttgctatttgtTTTTagtcataaagaaataaaagtgaTAATTTCGTAAAACTCGAAAATTGTACTTACCCGAGAGCTTGAAAGTATTAAACGTGCAAGACCAATTTATCATAAATAGAATTTACGATAACTAATTTTTCGTAGTAAACGTTGAGCTTACTTTTCTGTAACATCGAGCAAAAAGTTACTTCATACTtctcttacaaaaaaaattaatataatgttaataattaaaggtgATCTTTTTGCAATTATGAGTATTCTTCGTTATTTTCAAAACAGCGCACACTTTAATAATCTTACAAAAAAATGTGCAAAACCCCTGTTCAAAAACAAATAcgttaaaaacacacaacaaaaaacTTTAACACGGTATaatatgtagaatatttatttgttttcatagaATAAAACATGTATGAAATACATTCTTTATTGTGTCTATAATACATATTAGGGAAATGAACATCAGTTTTATGTTCAACTGTATTATCTAAGTAGCAAAAGTCAACAACCTAATCAATGAAATAGATTTTTTGTCCTCTTTTAATTATTTCCTTGGTAGTTTTATGTACGCTGTGatcaaatttgcaaaaaaaatgttaaaatttaaaattttggtttttactttttattagtaGTTGGTCAGGTGAATTGTAACAAATGATGCATATAAAATTAAGATATTgtagattaaacttttaataagcaagaataaatataactataaaaactcTTTGATCCGTAATAAAGGAAACCGCCAAAATCTCACGAGAAGAACTTTGTAGAGTTACAAACTACTATGACCACCCTTCACTTACAAATATAATGGTTATACTCGtgtaagtagatagtaatatggcgggttctggcgcacttttgggacagacagaaaatcaagggaaaatactgtttaaaggacaataaatgaatctgtaaaatcaaacagtaaggggttctagaccacttttgggacagacagaaaatcaatgtaaaatactgtccattgaaccataaacaaatctaataaaaatctaacaggaaagcacgaatgttaaataaccgaatctttagctggttttactgttcaatgtttgcttctacatttataagctgttttaatgaaaaaatcaaaaaatcttaataaaaaatctttattctacaaagttaattgtaaacacagtctttatctttaatagtcttctttccagtaacaatcaagtgtaatttttcatttttgtttaattctttaatctttttctcatccaaaacagtcaaaaatctgttcggcaagtgtactttacaatcttccaactcggcaattattgtaaacccgaatttatctttcattttctctaaattcaagattctatgttttcttcctttcttccaattcattcaacttcttatactctttaaacttacattctccaatatcatttaactccttcaagaactccatttaaatagaaaaaaaatttaaagacggaaaaaatgaaattcgctaaccttcactcgagaagtcggggagaatgtgagtaaaaccgcattcttttcaagaggttcttcgtttaatttctccaaatgtactataaaatcatcgaggatttctggttcaaaatcataaacaaattcaacatccagataatgaaaaaatacaggtaatatcttttcataataaacgtgtgtatcgatacctacaaacctaatgtattctttgaaaaggaaaataattttgtcaatggttccaagagataagtaaaaatttttattctgtttttctaaattctgtaacaaattttgtttgcttcttgtctccatattgcaattttgtaagcagattattcaaatgtgttaatttatttcgaaatttcttaggtttaggtctttctaacaaaattaaattacaacctctacaaactaaatatcttttatcgataatttctcctctattagaacacttgtaacagttggcattatactcttccatttaaacaaaaagatttttttataaatggagattatggaaactaagtctgccgagatataaatttttcagcgcaaatgtttgtgtttacatttctacaacagagataaatagaaataatttcattctattgtacaactatttaggatattatgtgtacgattacaaagattattccggaagaaatcgagatatttttcatcagcgaaagagtatatttttgaagttttagaaggaatgaaagagaataatatgaacatcatcaattattgtaaaagacaaaatgaatgattgtgtctttggtgtagtgttgttagtgtgcgtgtttgcgctatggggaatcacatcacattcaacttctacggtgtctattgtttagagacttggccctgcactgctactgtccaaccaagttaatggctaggagctgtaattcgggtcttagactctggaaatttttttgttcccaagtctcattttttctttggtaactactgtgtagaagttgatggagagatacaattagggaatttgtgtcgggtgtttttgtaagtgtaatgtttgtattaatgaatgatgtggaatgatgaatgtaatgaacgaattaaggaagagaaggaatgtacgaattaaggaagagaaggaattaaggaatgaagtggaaaggtgaggaagcaaatggcgcgccaaccacagttgtcattactcggcttgttctatagtcattacactatggccactcgtgtaaagacttgtccccaaccactgaacgacaaccatgtcttcctcaataaaaagcgcgcctgaagctctgggatttgaaccagaacctcaggctttgaaggcaagcgtcttaccaactgagctacggagagtctcgaaagttataagctatatctctgctatataagttgttcaattaggagtgctagtttacaaattttattaataatttttatattttcaaaaacaaccactcaaccgattttaatgaaatttggtacacatatagtaaatacttaactctttcgacttaacttatccataagggtgaaatcatcccctatttcttatattcataaaaaaataaaataaaataatcagaaaaatctgaaacttcaaaaacaagcgagttcaacttaaaatttcatgaaaaataacaaaattttcaaaaactaccccaatcatccttatcttaaaactctttatatctcgagaactgttggagcttttttgctgaaatttggtatataggatcagtaaatattaaagtattttttaaaatcataacttccggtccaacccttaagatgaccttggaatagttttttgttaatatcatccccattttttaagatattcttttgaaattaaaaatgaatacttatatcaatgtctttaacaataaattctgtaaagttgtagaattatccaatgataatatagacaataagacgattttttcaaaaattttactgaatttctttaatatcgtttcttaatcacTTCATAaagctaaaaatttctcagagacaacaacaacataacaaatcgcgtttgtaacagcttttttgaaaatccatattgataattatatcgttctttgaaccagaaatatttgtcaaactctttgttgtatcaatgacataaataggtctattcgctaaaattctttaggattgtaatacatttccttattattacagtaaaactttcttaaaatcttgatacatctgatacatgattctgaaaagacctcctgaaatgtcttaagttttgtaattcatctggataataagaaccgttcaattttactctgatattttttacatccaaactatcaaactttgaaggatttttttcttgattattctgtctatctgtttgaaaacctatgataacgaacttgggattgaagatatttctataaaatatttgtgatatcgaacgaataagttgttccggaaatacctttttgttcaatacattgccaatctagaaaattaaacataatgttttgactttttgtaatttcatcaatcaaccttattttactcgtgattttataatcaatcattggaactctaataaaaaaatctgtaattgttatttttccatcaacaggcataacatttccagttgcagtcttcagaatcacatcatcgtcttctgctcttataaaacttagataaaatcctcctttatagatcggaatagtaacattttcaaaaaaatcctaatccaaaatgagataaatttccagctgcttcaaaaacaccaaatttaaaatctgattcaaagccattagaagtttgagaaataacatcactttttgaatacgaaatagttcctttaattgtgcttaattggccacagttttcgacttcttctatcaatttattgtgttttcttacttcaatcttagaaaataaaaaacgtataaaaattatcgattaatctaataTTATctgttccaagatatgcttgaccatcttgttttgttaaagttccagaaatataaaactggaagttagacgagccaAAAGTTatctcaaaatcaatattaaactcagttcttttattcggttcattcaaatgttgtttactaattggatagaaatttttaaactccgccctttcaatatcactagcatattttctgtagtccgccatttaataagagaaaaatttagaaattttaaacatcatgtatcattttttcatcgatctaatgtacgtttttataagaaaagatataaattttagtaaaataattaaaaaagattagagtcatttttaatgatctacttcgtcatattcaggattctcttccttaaattttgcgatctcggtcacatatttcaataaaatctgcacaggatagtaaccgctatctataatattgttccaatcaactgtatctttattttcatccaaaaacttttatactcaagtgttgatagagacaaagaacagacatatgatcttttaattgataatgtataatttttcttgaatgaactctgatgataaagtttgatattttagcaatgttataaccaattcaatttgtttacgtataatctcatcatatcttcggataattcatatttttgagaatgtcatcccaatgttcttttttcaaatctctttcgtgttgcatgataaaaagatcgaaagcactgtaaatgtcccgccatctctatttattaagaaaaaaatttcaaaatcaagtttttataaattggctcttttttgaagttacattcagcacatttttccagaaattctttcttaactccgttaatgtttgcatagtattttatatcgtttgtggcagttttctctttgcacctcacacagtatatgagcgccatttatataaggaaaattagtcatcgtaaccacctactccattaaatctgttgtcgatgttttcaaaagttttatcgacatcttctttaaatttattaaagttttcttctagtttatttactttatcgagatataaagagtatcgatcatctatacttttaagtaattcattattatgtgttattttctcattgaaacgtgtatcaaaatctttaaaaaagtttacttcctcattgaaatgtgtataaaaatcttccagaattttgttaattacttcaccaactaatacattaacatcattttttatatgtattaaagttttcttctagtttatttactttatcaagtaattcaccaacatcgtctactgatcttttacttctttcatcaagtttttcatagacttctgttgtaaatctttaacatgctgtttatgattctcataattttgttttagttcattaaacattttaataggatcttctaattgaatcattacaacaacatcaaatggattaattcctttactataacaccgctaattcttttcctttaaaatctaaggcatttttaacattcggatca
The Homalodisca vitripennis isolate AUS2020 chromosome 4, UT_GWSS_2.1, whole genome shotgun sequence DNA segment above includes these coding regions:
- the LOC124361501 gene encoding uncharacterized protein LOC124361501, giving the protein MRVLLVLFIVFCALHIATALLDKKKMTAILTKCKQQTHATEDVGEVVNKEKLPTSPEGKCMMHCALEASGMMTGNRVNIIAISEFLVERYAGNNTLLEQAAKAVAICSSQLAGKNSNDNCEKASSIFRCGKENNIILV